From a region of the Pecten maximus chromosome 18, xPecMax1.1, whole genome shotgun sequence genome:
- the LOC117316747 gene encoding LOW QUALITY PROTEIN: uncharacterized protein LOC117316747 (The sequence of the model RefSeq protein was modified relative to this genomic sequence to represent the inferred CDS: deleted 2 bases in 2 codons) → MAVSVSLDLRDIRKTQSRVKCLIQVKEVNNVQQYPLRRRPLPPGFCYVCSRLDPNGRHKVPNGYLFSKGFFSYCEHMQPPRPPYPTFIEDDKDIDIPVLPLEHLANKSPGQPPGNQNVNLSVSVTIKNKNSPSPDQKYSKKYFDTAVLNGVDDNDYDYYEDDRYRLPPVFDKDSPENGKHILHASDKTFAEAGSYNDEIHTYLSDDDFKVPHLPSLSNGRNMTSYHDEYKHDPSSTSPGRSTKVRHVVKKKKTKREIEKPLKSQIDDVPQHNDEYDEDEEGVLKYNHRDEFSSLPNEGLEMAPSRDNSKLNSGMTEMSSAAPDVSSGGMEVSFGDRRRSLHENPPSMTIQKIGSPEHWCECTDTDLVTLKCDECAAIGGHENWCTYARSGSRHGKCPKCGKNVRKTKALSSQDVKTDIKRKLSFTRRMSRMTTKSDDLTCQGNVLSATHPLRQSRQRVLHVRFEDDKDGTHAEKHVDRLRSKTVTDEDYKKYDKAYQDFVYNREGWTEQSDYSDEEEFDDFPPKVHPRVDPNIHRDAYYRAIAARSLEKLKKMDEVDEKFAADRISKPHVFSYFKLRPHQKNALPGGPDNIGILPSESANVRPRKAMKHIFGKIKVDDFYPGGKRNKSQVSVSYSKDKNKQTMPINKWTRGGLNG, encoded by the exons CTACGGCGTCGGCCTCTCCCTCCAGGCTTCTGCTATGTCTGCAGTCGGCTTGATCCAAATGGGCGACATAAGGTTCCAAACGGATACCTCTTTTCCAAAGGTTTCTTTTCTTACTGTGAACACATGCAACCACCTCGG CCACCATATCCAACATTTATTGAAGATGATAAGGATATCGATATCCCGGTACTCCCACTAGAACATCTCGCGAACAAGTCTCCGGGTCAACCGCCTGGTAACCAAAACGTAAACCTAAGTGTTAGTGTTACCATCAAGAACAAGAACTCCCCGTCACCGGACCAAAAGTACAGCAAAAAGTATTTTGATACAGCTGTCCTGAATGGTGTGGATGACAATGATTATGATTACTACGAAGACGACCGATATAGGCTTCCTCCGGTGTTTGATAAGGACAGTCCAGAAAATGGCAAACATATCTTACATGCCAGTGATAAAACATTTGCAGAGGCCGGTTCATACAACGATGAGATACATACTTATCTTTCCGACGACGATTTTAAAGTTCCCCATTTGCCCTCCCTCTCTAATGGTAGGAATATGACCTCATATCATGACGAGTACAAACATGACCCCTCGTCAACGTCACCCGGGCGTTCAACAAAGGTTCGTCACGTCGTGAAGAAGAAGAAGACTAAAAGGGAGATCGAGAAACCCCTGAAGTCTCAAATAGATGACGTACCACAACATAACGACGAGTACGATGAAGATGAAGAGGGTGTATTGAAATACAATCACAGAGACGAATTTTCGTCTCTTCcgaatgaaggactagaaatgGCGCCTTCTCGTGATAATTCAAAGTTGAATTCCGGTATGACTGAAATGTCATCTGCTGCACCGGACGTGTCATCTGGGGGAATGGAAGTGTCGTTCGGTGACCGGAGGAGATCTCTTCATGAGAATCCGCCATCAATGACTATACAGAAAATCGGATCACCGGAGCATTGGTGTGAGTGTACTGATACTGATCTTGTCACACTGAAATGTGACGAATGTGCTGCAATAGGCGGGCACGAGAATTGGTGCACATACGCGCGTTCGGGGTCCCGTCACGGGAAATGTCCCAAATGTGGAAAGAACGTGCGTAAAACCAAGGCACTTAGTTCACAAGATGTTAAGACGGATATAAAACGGAAACTCAGTTTCACACGTAGAATGTCGAGAATGACCACAAAGTCAGACGAT CTGACATGTCAAGGAAACGTCCTCTCAGCGACACACCCCTTACGTCAGTCAAGGCAACGGGTCCTGCACGTGCGTTTCGAGGACGATAAGGATGGTACGCACGCGGAAAAGCACGTGGATAGGTTGCGTAGTAAGACGGTTACCGACGAGGACTACAAAAAGTACGATAAGGCATATCAAGACTTTGTCTATAATCGCGAGGGTTGGACGGAACAGTCCGACTACTCAGACGAGGAAGAATTCGATGACTTCCCTCCGAAAGTGCATCCACGGGTTGATCCGAACATTCATCGGGATGCTTACTATCGCGCAATAGCGGCAAGGAGCCTAGAGAAATTGAAAAAGATGGATGAGGTCGATGAAAAGTTCGCTGCTGATAGAATAAGTAAACCTCATgtgttttcttattttaaacttCGGCCACATCAAAAAAATGCACTACCTGGTGGTCCTGATAACATAGGAATTCTTCCGTCGGAATCCGCCAACGTTCGTCCACGCAAGGCTATGAAACATATATTTGGTAAAATCAAAGTAGATGACTTTTATCCGGGTGGAAAGAGAAATAAATCGCAAGTGTCCGTGTCATACTCTAAAGACAAAAACAAGCAGACCATGCCGATAAACAAATGGACTAGAGGAGGCCTGAACGGCTGA